A window of the Xanthocytophaga agilis genome harbors these coding sequences:
- a CDS encoding glycoside hydrolase family 3 N-terminal domain-containing protein — MNFLKVKALKPVFLKKILVAILFSSLILFSATTVRKETIKPQIPYSEKERQWVDSVFNALTPDERLGQLFMVAAYSDSAKADIKGIETLINTYHIGGIIFFQGTPLEQAQLTNHYQSLAKVPLLIGMDAEWGLSMRLDSTVRFPYAMTLGAIRSNEAILRMSAEVARQCKRLGVQINFAPVVDINSNPRNPVIGYRSFGEDKLNVAAKGVAYMRGFQSNSVLAVAKHFPGHGDTDADSHQSLPILNKTLDQLEQQELFPFRRLIQDTLRGLMVGHLAVPSFEKGKIIPSTLSKSVVTDLLKEQIGFPGLVFTDALNMKAVTKLYKPGDIEAMAIQAGNDVLLFPENVPEAVARVKKALKGKNSLQNDVDVRVKKILATKYWTGLHARKPIETESLNSDLNKPEIQAINEELYEQAITVVKNTNILVPLVHLDTTTFACVSIGLPKGNTFQEIIGNYTTVANYAIADKDTSEVALQKMIKRLSQYKVVIISLHDLNNLPGQAYGIRASSRSLIERLRTKTNVVLAVFGTPYSLKYFEKVNTLLCAYEDNEITRRLVPQVLFGALGANGRLPVTASEALKVGTGVITTSIARLGYSVPERVGMKGETLEIIDKICLRAIEDHTMPGCQVLVAKDGKVIFDKAYGYMTYDTLEPVSKHTIYDLASVTKVSATLQAIMFLHERGILDVNQKVSAYLPELAGTNKENILVRDVLMHQAGLVAFQSHWDRTITRQGWLPEYYSPEKSDKFNVEVTPGMYGTTSMRDSIWKWTIGSRLLHKPAFQEKYNFEYSDVSFYILHKIAERLLNQPIDQFLKQNFYDPLGADELLFNPLCTYGQECIAPTERDVYFRRSLIRGTVHDQGAAMMGGVAGHAGLFGTANDLAILMQMNLQKGYYGGRRYFQDNTLPTFTRSYNKGNRRGLGWDRPRNDGGGSVSEFASKNSFGHTGFTGTIVWVDPDENLVYIFLSNRVYPNPDNNKLARYGIRKRIQDWIYKSISNYQIQTASIKQ, encoded by the coding sequence TTGAATTTCCTTAAAGTGAAGGCATTAAAGCCTGTTTTCCTGAAAAAGATCTTAGTCGCCATATTGTTTTCTTCACTGATCTTGTTCTCTGCAACAACAGTTCGGAAAGAAACTATAAAGCCACAGATTCCCTATAGCGAGAAAGAACGCCAATGGGTAGATAGCGTATTTAATGCACTCACGCCTGATGAACGTTTAGGACAATTGTTCATGGTAGCAGCTTATTCAGATAGTGCAAAAGCTGATATCAAAGGCATTGAGACACTGATTAATACCTATCACATAGGTGGGATTATCTTTTTTCAGGGAACCCCCTTGGAACAAGCTCAACTTACTAACCACTATCAATCTTTAGCAAAAGTACCCCTTCTCATAGGGATGGATGCTGAGTGGGGACTTTCCATGCGCTTAGATAGTACAGTAAGGTTTCCATATGCTATGACGTTGGGTGCGATACGCAGCAACGAAGCAATTCTTCGTATGAGTGCTGAAGTGGCTCGCCAATGTAAAAGACTAGGAGTACAGATTAATTTTGCACCTGTTGTAGATATCAATAGTAATCCACGCAATCCTGTTATTGGTTATCGGTCTTTTGGAGAAGATAAACTGAATGTTGCTGCTAAAGGGGTTGCGTATATGCGAGGATTTCAGAGTAATAGTGTTTTAGCTGTAGCAAAGCATTTTCCCGGACATGGAGACACTGATGCAGACTCTCATCAGTCGCTGCCTATTTTAAATAAGACATTAGATCAACTGGAGCAACAGGAACTATTTCCCTTCAGACGTCTTATTCAGGATACACTACGCGGTTTAATGGTGGGGCATTTGGCTGTTCCATCTTTTGAAAAGGGAAAGATTATTCCTTCCACTTTGTCTAAATCAGTAGTGACTGACTTATTAAAAGAACAGATTGGATTTCCTGGATTGGTGTTTACCGATGCCTTGAATATGAAAGCTGTAACTAAGCTTTACAAGCCTGGGGATATTGAAGCAATGGCAATTCAGGCAGGAAATGACGTCTTATTATTTCCTGAAAACGTGCCGGAAGCGGTTGCCAGAGTAAAGAAAGCATTAAAGGGAAAAAATTCATTGCAGAACGATGTAGACGTCCGCGTAAAAAAGATACTTGCTACTAAATACTGGACAGGATTACATGCTCGTAAACCCATAGAAACCGAATCACTGAATAGCGATTTAAATAAGCCAGAGATTCAGGCAATTAATGAAGAATTATATGAACAGGCAATTACAGTTGTTAAAAATACGAATATACTGGTGCCTTTAGTCCATCTGGATACAACAACGTTTGCGTGTGTATCCATTGGTTTGCCAAAAGGAAATACTTTCCAGGAAATAATTGGCAATTATACTACTGTTGCCAATTATGCTATTGCAGATAAAGATACCTCTGAAGTTGCACTACAAAAGATGATTAAACGACTAAGCCAATACAAAGTTGTTATTATCAGTTTGCATGATCTGAATAATCTGCCAGGACAAGCTTACGGTATACGTGCCTCTTCTCGAAGTCTGATAGAACGGCTTCGGACAAAAACCAATGTAGTATTAGCGGTTTTTGGAACACCCTATAGTCTTAAATACTTTGAGAAAGTAAATACACTGCTTTGTGCATATGAAGATAATGAGATTACCAGACGTCTGGTCCCTCAGGTTTTATTTGGTGCATTGGGTGCTAATGGTCGTTTACCTGTAACTGCAAGTGAGGCGTTGAAGGTTGGAACAGGGGTTATTACAACCTCCATTGCCAGACTGGGATATTCAGTCCCTGAACGGGTTGGCATGAAAGGCGAAACTTTAGAAATAATAGACAAAATATGTTTACGTGCCATTGAAGATCATACAATGCCCGGATGCCAGGTATTAGTAGCCAAAGATGGAAAGGTGATTTTTGATAAGGCTTACGGGTATATGACCTATGATACCTTGGAGCCTGTAAGTAAGCATACTATCTATGACCTTGCTTCTGTCACAAAAGTATCCGCAACTTTACAGGCTATCATGTTTTTACATGAAAGAGGAATATTAGATGTTAATCAGAAAGTATCTGCTTATCTGCCAGAGTTGGCTGGGACAAACAAAGAAAATATTCTGGTTAGAGATGTATTAATGCATCAGGCAGGTTTGGTCGCTTTTCAGTCACACTGGGATCGTACAATTACCCGCCAGGGGTGGTTACCAGAATACTATAGCCCTGAGAAATCGGATAAGTTTAATGTAGAGGTTACACCTGGAATGTATGGAACAACGTCTATGAGAGACTCCATTTGGAAATGGACTATTGGATCACGTTTGCTGCATAAGCCAGCTTTTCAGGAAAAATATAATTTTGAGTATAGTGATGTGAGTTTCTATATTCTGCATAAAATAGCAGAACGGTTACTAAATCAGCCTATTGATCAGTTTTTAAAGCAAAACTTCTATGATCCATTGGGAGCGGATGAGTTGTTGTTTAACCCTCTCTGTACTTATGGACAGGAATGTATAGCACCAACAGAAAGAGATGTATATTTTCGTCGTAGTCTAATTCGGGGAACTGTTCATGATCAAGGGGCTGCTATGATGGGAGGAGTGGCTGGCCATGCAGGGTTATTTGGTACTGCAAATGATTTGGCCATACTTATGCAGATGAATCTTCAAAAGGGTTATTATGGAGGAAGGCGGTATTTCCAGGATAACACATTACCTACTTTCACCAGATCTTATAACAAAGGCAATCGAAGAGGATTAGGATGGGATAGACCCAGAAATGATGGTGGAGGCAGTGTATCAGAATTTGCTTCTAAAAATTCTTTTGGTCATACAGGCTTTACAGGTACAATTGTGTGGGTTGATCCTGATGAAAATCTGGTATACATATTTCTTTCTAATCGTGTATATCCTAATCCAGATAATAATAAACTGGCTAGATATGGTATTCGGAAACGAATTCAGGATTGGATATATAAATCTATTTCCAATTACCAGATTCAGACAGCCAGTATTAAACAATAG
- the mutL gene encoding DNA mismatch repair endonuclease MutL, whose product MNDIIKLLPDSIANQIAAGEVVQRPASVVKELLENAIDAQAKHIQLIVKDAGRTSIQVIDDGIGMTETDARMCFERHATSKIRQANDLFAIRTMGFRGEAMASIAAVAQVELRTRQAQAEIGTMIRIEASELKAQEPVSTPVGTHILVKNLFFNVPARRNFLRSNAVEMRHILDEFQHVALAHPEISFTMYQNDLETYNLPSGKLSQRIVNLFGKSYRDQLISCQEGTDYVTITGYIGKPEFSKKTRGEQFFFVNKRFIKHNYLHHAIMTAYEGLLPDESYPFYTLFIEIDPAHIDINVHPTKTEIKFDDERAIYAVVQSTIRKALGMHHLSPTLDFDQSTSFMFSTPATETKNGNSQSSSTNLFSTPPKTSGSTHSSPEKQNANFITIESDLRRQNNQKNWSVLYKDFQEAFPKEQVKQEEPEQIVLTLESKVNRLPGDTISSSSERLENEGLAYQMHNSYIVSQVSNGMMLIDQRAAHERILYEKFLNTLSKRNGTSQQLLFPKVVELSLPDFELVMEITDEIKHLGFEIGILGRNTVAIQGIPADIPDGQEKEVLEGLIEQFKWHQSELNLGRRENIARSLAKRSAIKHGHRLTGIEMQNLITQLFASSNPNYAPDGTPTLIILTLDKIGSFFTK is encoded by the coding sequence ATGAATGATATCATTAAACTGCTACCCGACTCTATTGCTAATCAAATAGCTGCCGGAGAAGTAGTACAACGCCCTGCATCAGTAGTAAAAGAATTATTGGAGAATGCGATTGATGCGCAGGCAAAACATATCCAGCTAATTGTAAAAGATGCAGGGAGAACTTCGATTCAAGTTATCGATGATGGGATTGGCATGACTGAGACAGACGCCCGCATGTGTTTTGAGCGTCACGCTACCTCTAAGATCCGGCAAGCCAATGATCTGTTTGCAATCCGAACTATGGGGTTTCGCGGAGAAGCAATGGCGTCTATTGCTGCAGTAGCACAAGTTGAATTGCGTACCCGGCAAGCTCAGGCAGAGATTGGAACCATGATACGTATTGAAGCCTCCGAACTAAAAGCTCAGGAGCCGGTTAGTACACCTGTAGGCACTCATATTCTTGTAAAAAATCTGTTTTTCAATGTTCCTGCCCGTCGTAATTTCCTTCGGTCAAATGCAGTTGAAATGCGGCATATTCTGGATGAATTTCAACATGTAGCTTTGGCACACCCTGAAATTTCTTTTACAATGTATCAGAATGATCTTGAGACATACAACTTACCTTCAGGCAAATTAAGTCAGCGAATTGTTAATCTATTTGGAAAATCATACAGAGATCAGCTGATTTCCTGTCAGGAAGGTACAGACTATGTAACTATTACAGGATACATAGGAAAGCCTGAGTTTTCCAAAAAGACTCGAGGAGAACAGTTCTTTTTTGTTAATAAACGTTTTATCAAGCATAACTATCTTCATCATGCTATAATGACCGCATATGAAGGCTTATTACCAGATGAGAGTTATCCATTCTACACACTATTTATCGAAATAGATCCTGCTCATATTGATATTAACGTACATCCCACCAAAACAGAAATCAAATTTGATGATGAAAGAGCTATTTATGCAGTAGTTCAATCTACCATACGCAAAGCATTGGGAATGCATCATCTCTCTCCAACTCTGGACTTTGATCAAAGTACCAGCTTTATGTTTTCTACACCTGCCACTGAAACTAAAAACGGAAATAGTCAGTCTTCTTCAACTAATCTCTTTTCTACTCCTCCTAAAACAAGTGGGAGTACTCATAGCAGTCCTGAAAAACAGAATGCCAACTTCATTACTATTGAAAGTGATCTTCGCAGACAAAATAACCAGAAAAACTGGTCAGTGTTGTACAAAGATTTTCAGGAAGCATTTCCTAAAGAGCAGGTAAAACAAGAAGAACCAGAACAAATTGTACTTACTCTTGAGAGTAAAGTTAACCGATTGCCAGGAGATACAATATCTTCGTCATCTGAACGTCTTGAGAACGAGGGGTTGGCATATCAGATGCACAACAGCTATATTGTATCACAAGTATCCAATGGCATGATGTTGATAGATCAGAGAGCGGCACATGAACGTATTTTGTATGAGAAGTTCCTGAATACACTTAGTAAACGGAATGGGACTAGTCAGCAACTGTTATTTCCTAAAGTTGTTGAACTTAGCTTACCAGATTTTGAGCTTGTTATGGAAATAACGGACGAAATAAAACATTTGGGTTTTGAGATTGGAATTCTGGGACGAAATACTGTTGCCATACAAGGTATTCCTGCTGATATCCCTGATGGACAGGAGAAAGAGGTGCTGGAAGGATTGATTGAGCAGTTCAAATGGCACCAATCAGAATTAAATTTGGGACGTAGGGAAAATATTGCACGTTCACTTGCCAAAAGATCTGCGATAAAACATGGCCACAGACTTACAGGTATTGAGATGCAAAATCTGATAACGCAATTGTTTGCTTCTTCTAATCCTAATTATGCACCTGATGGAACACCAACACTAATAATCTTAACGTTAGATAAAATAGGAAGTTTCTTTACTAAATAA
- a CDS encoding rhomboid family intramembrane serine protease, protein MVRNLLLITIVIFFLQGPFNLIPRFALYPFLSNYFIPFQLVTYIFLHGGLGHIFSNMFGLVMFGPMLERVWGPSRFLVFYLITGIGAGLIHNGINYYEVMKMEKAANVYLMDPTASNLSTFTSENEHLLSQRFTMEFLDKFDKDPNNPDYIQLGKKFVRDQIDQYLNNPNLGTVGASGALFGIMAAFALLFPNTELLFLFFPIPIKAKYFVLLYGIYEYYSGIHRTEGDNVAHFAHLGGMLFGFILVKLWGTNRQRFY, encoded by the coding sequence ATGGTAAGAAATCTCTTACTGATAACTATAGTAATATTTTTCCTTCAGGGACCTTTTAACCTGATTCCTAGATTTGCACTTTATCCTTTCTTATCCAACTACTTTATTCCATTTCAGCTTGTAACATATATATTTTTGCATGGGGGGCTAGGACACATATTCAGCAATATGTTTGGATTAGTCATGTTTGGACCAATGCTGGAACGTGTATGGGGACCATCCAGATTTCTGGTGTTCTATCTTATTACAGGAATAGGGGCGGGATTGATTCATAATGGGATAAACTATTATGAAGTAATGAAGATGGAGAAAGCTGCCAATGTTTACCTAATGGACCCAACTGCTTCAAACCTTTCTACATTTACAAGTGAAAATGAACACTTGCTCTCTCAAAGGTTTACTATGGAGTTTCTGGATAAGTTTGATAAAGATCCCAATAATCCAGACTATATTCAGTTAGGAAAAAAGTTTGTTCGTGATCAAATTGATCAATACCTGAATAATCCAAATCTTGGCACAGTAGGGGCATCAGGAGCATTATTTGGTATTATGGCTGCGTTTGCCTTGCTTTTTCCTAATACCGAATTATTATTTTTGTTTTTTCCCATTCCCATCAAAGCAAAGTATTTTGTACTTTTGTATGGCATCTATGAATATTATTCAGGTATACATCGTACAGAAGGTGATAATGTAGCTCACTTTGCTCATTTGGGTGGCATGTTATTTGGATTTATTCTTGTAAAACTTTGGGGAACAAACCGACAACGCTTTTATTAA
- a CDS encoding rhomboid family intramembrane serine protease: MTGIVDDFKNAFRKQNNGLVQIILINVVIFLVMITLFWIFKAADKREYFMSLEENLYLPGDIKKFLFHPWTLITYFFVHSLEGPFHILFNMLFLYWFGKLIDEYLGSRRLVNLYILGGIAGGISYLILANLIPGFSNSRLLGASGAVYAVVVGAATLMPNYTFFLFLLGPVKIKYIAGFYVITSYISLAVNGENMGGNIAHLGGALMGFLFITQLNNGNDLGRPISRFLEWVKGLFQSKPKMKVTYRSTTTVTTKATSPTYSGTPDDDEIDAILDKINRSGYESLTKEEKQKLFRASQKN; the protein is encoded by the coding sequence ATGACCGGCATTGTTGATGATTTTAAAAATGCGTTTCGTAAGCAAAATAATGGATTGGTGCAGATTATTCTCATCAATGTCGTTATTTTCTTGGTGATGATTACTCTTTTCTGGATTTTCAAGGCGGCAGATAAACGTGAGTATTTCATGTCATTGGAAGAAAACCTATATCTGCCAGGAGATATCAAAAAATTTCTTTTTCATCCCTGGACTTTAATAACATACTTTTTTGTCCATAGTTTGGAAGGACCTTTCCATATTTTATTTAATATGCTATTCCTTTACTGGTTTGGGAAGCTAATAGATGAATATCTGGGAAGTCGCAGGTTAGTTAACTTATATATATTGGGAGGCATTGCTGGAGGTATCTCCTACCTGATTCTGGCAAATCTCATTCCTGGTTTTTCAAATAGCCGGTTGTTAGGGGCATCGGGAGCTGTTTATGCTGTTGTAGTTGGTGCAGCAACCTTAATGCCTAATTATACATTCTTTCTTTTTCTTCTAGGCCCTGTCAAAATCAAATACATAGCTGGCTTTTATGTAATTACATCTTATATAAGTCTTGCCGTTAATGGTGAAAACATGGGTGGTAATATTGCTCACCTGGGTGGAGCGCTGATGGGGTTTTTGTTTATTACCCAGTTAAACAATGGGAATGATTTGGGACGTCCTATTAGTCGCTTTTTAGAATGGGTAAAAGGTTTATTCCAAAGTAAACCTAAAATGAAGGTTACTTATCGTAGTACCACTACTGTTACAACTAAAGCAACTTCTCCTACTTACAGTGGTACTCCTGATGACGATGAGATTGATGCTATTCTGGATAAAATTAATCGCTCAGGTTACGAGAGTTTAACTAAGGAAGAAAAACAAAAGCTATTCCGCGCAAGTCAGAAGAATTAA